A window from Purpureocillium takamizusanense chromosome 3, complete sequence encodes these proteins:
- a CDS encoding uncharacterized protein (BUSCO:EOG092618UZ~COG:D~EggNog:ENOG503NVFY), producing the protein MAPDAEPQWPPRSPHEALLSTPGGRQRYRELLSQTSPSPSPSRRRRLMAAASLSPGGGLGLHLDEDEDDEDEETLQLKLQEIQARLRLKKLQNAKNKENILTKTQDDGPQPQPLATGAEPQRSARASTPGSEDPTRLAARSQVQVPASPIRRAQAPLQQTSPSRVLLGIDKGLKAKDISLKRAPSSKSASGARTARGGGYLERSRSSNSVLAAQEAPRPVSFNERLASARTEETFRATREEKIRQVRTNAFGIDKKEMEAYKKNAVDISDEPIAAPSFTREQITTKGKAGGTLPRSKTVPNVTSHATMGESSSFTEKSSQDTVSREGDEGASAFEPYSCFHLSRRIVPHRVLARHVSGKKTMNIKELLRDVKAPDFALPDVEQDVVAFAIVAKKSEPRAHKKSEAKKGRSDDRGKYMVMTLCDLEFELELFLFDSGFTRFWKLTEGTVVAILNPSIMPPPPGRLDTGRFSLVINSDADTIIEIGAARDLGFCQSVKKDGDMCGAWVNKKRTQFCEFHSNEAVRKQRSTRMEVNTSGFGDRGRRGGRGSREGGRGGGFKEWDGRGKGPDNYDWETKTQWFASRSFSAADLIDGKDRAPADRKEKAEFLKRNLEAKEKEREMMKQLGKVGNAAGREYMQRAGEKKAGNAAPSSSSRAALAASETAGELPKLDAASLGLHSKDRAIHLSPIKRKRPESSQAGSTAGSARGSGAAAAGGGFGWGSNLRDKLSSMKDGQKLHTQKSGSKSPVRKKTRFVTEKGIREAGRESLGLDAASADLAARQLSLDDDDDDDELIIVK; encoded by the exons ATGGCTCCAG ATGCCGAGCCCCAATGGCCACCACGATCTCCCCACGAAGCCCTTCTCAGCACGCCCGGCGGACGACAGCGCTATAGAGAGCTGCTGAGCCAGAcgtcgccctccccctcgccgtcgaggcgtcgacgcctcatggccgccgcgagcctgTCACCTGGAGGTGGACTGGGGCTGCAtcttgacgaggacgaggatgacgaagacgaggagacgTTGCAACTGAAATTGCAGGAGATTCAGGCTCGACTCAGACTCAAGAAGCTTCAGAACGCAAAGAATAAGGAAAATATCTTGACCAAGACGCAAGACGATGGTccgcagccacagccactCGCCACTGGCGCCGAGCCGCAGAGAAGCGCTCGGGCTAGCACCCCGGGCTCTGAAGATCCGACGCGACTCGCAGCACGAAGCCAGGTACAGGTTCCTGCATCCCCGATCCGGCGGGCCCAGGCGCCTCTGCAACAAACGTCACCCAGCAGAGTCTTACTCGGAATAGACAAGGGCCTCAAGGCAAAGGACATTTCGCTGAAGCGAGCACCCAGCAGCAAGAGCGCATCGGGCGCCCGCaccgcgcgaggcggcggctactTGGAACGGTCCAGATCCTCCAACTCGGTCTTGGCCGCGCAAGAAGCTCCGAGGCCGGTCAGCTTCAACGAGcggctggcctcggcgcgaaCGGAGGAAACCTTTCGCGCTACGAGAGAAGAGAAGATTCGGCAGGTGAGGACAAACGCATTCGGCATCGATAAGAAGGAAATGGAAGCGTACAAGAAaaacgccgtcgacatctCGGACGAGCCCATCGCAGCGCCATCGTTTACCCGCGAGCAGATCAcgaccaagggcaaggcgggTGGTACGCTGCCACGCAGCAAGACGGTACCAAACGTCACATCTCACGCAACCATGGGCGAGTCTAGTTCCTTCACAGAGAAGTCGTCGCAGGACACAGTATCTCGAGAGGGTGACGAGGGAGCCTCGGCCTTTGAACCATATTCATGCTTTCACCTGTCCCGTCGTATCGTCCCGCATCGCGTCCTCGCGCGGCACGTGTCAGGAAAGAAGACGATGAACATCAAAGAGCTGCTCCGCGACGTCAAGGCACCAGACTTTGCTCTgcccgacgtcgagcaggacGTTGTTGCGTTTGCCATTGTGGCCAAAAAGTCGGAGCCGCGCGCCCATAAGAAATCCGAGGCAAAAAAGGGCCGGTCGGACGACCGAGGCAAGTACATGGTCATGACGCTATGCGACCTGGAGTTTGAGCTGGAGCTCTTTCTTTTCGACTCGGGGTTCACGAGGTTCTGGAAGCTGACAGAGGGCACGGTGGTGGCCATCCTCAACCCCAGCATcatgccgccaccacccggGAGGCTGGACACGGGGCGATTCAGTCTAGTCATCAACTCAGACGCCGACACCATCATCGAGattggcgcggcgcgcgatTTAGGATTCTGCCAGTCGGTGAAGAAGGACGGGGACATGTGCGGCGCATGGGTCAACAAGAAGAGGACTCAGTTCTGCGAGTTTCACTCCAACGAGGCCGTTCGCAAGCAGCGCTCAACACGGATGGAGGTCAACACGAGCGGCTTCGGTGACAGGGGCCGGCGTGGCGGTCGCGGAAGCCGCGAaggaggccgcggcggcgggttcaAGGAATGGGACGGGCGAGGCAAGGGACCCGACAATTACGACTGGGAGACCAAGACGCAGTGGTTCGCGTCGAGGTCGTTCAGCGCAGCGGACCtcatcgacggcaaggaccgcgcgccggccgaccgCAAGGAAAAGGCCGAGTTTCTTAAGCGGAACTTGGAGGCCAAGGAAAAGGAGCGCGAGATGATGAAGCAGCTCGGGAAGGTGGGCAACGCTGCGGGACGCGAGTATATgcaacgggcgggcgagaagaaggctGGCAACGCGGCACCCAGCAGTTCCTCACgggccgcgctcgcggcaTCAGAGACGGCAGGCGAACTGCCAAAGTTGGACGCTGCATCTCTCGGTCTGCATAGCAAGGACCGGGCCATTCACCTCAGCCCCATCAAGCGCAAGCGGCCCGAGAGCTCACAGGCTGGCTCCACGGCAGGCAGCGCCAGAGGCTCAGGGGCCGCTGCGGCAGGAGGCGGGTTTGGCTGGGGCAGCAACCTGCGGGACAAGCTGTCGAGCATGAAGGACGGGCAGAAGCTGCACACGCAGAAGAGCGGCTCCAAGTCGCCGGTACGCAAGAAGACGCGGTTCGTGACGGAAAAGGGAATCCGCGAGGCCGGGCGGGAGAGCCTGGGCTtggacgccgccagcgcagacctggcggccaggcagctgtcgctggacgacgacgacgatgacgacgaacTGATTATTGTCAAGTAG
- a CDS encoding uncharacterized protein (COG:S~EggNog:ENOG503Q3FM): MPRTRSTKTGPADSKEPVTPVSSSKFALTSSTGPPPKLFILPKRATPEARIVTLPNPRHGQPARYLVCPDTGIYEFTKIASPSHTPRSWLVETHDGSTETKTGDATDIKAQVMMGAELYIATSIDPVFLVLPALVDSQVAKGSDEKKRLFLSSDDHFDKLPEESSHLSEILRWEKTRGLIERRMAAICDTVEAGDESMFRLNEDKLLATVLGKAQKMSAAGLPASMADKFVKRPLEAPVILQKRSPPASGGQKETSDSQVSTPQTDSATSQSTVTTTDSAMSFTSQASTAATSFTADGLATDTIMNTVEASTEVVTLQSLRVAFDFICSNYVAPVTAELLCQRLQSGESVDFAPLDKYLAKVAELRAEAFASRATTDFSRKRAFDEEEEEARQDKKRKLEEEKKRKANESRGVRDLKKVNTSGMKKLSHFFKAK, encoded by the coding sequence ATGCCGAGAACACGATCGACCAAGACCGGGCCGGCGGACTCGAAAGAGCCTGTCACGCCAGTTTCCTCTTCCAAATTTGCCCTCACGTCCAGCACAGGACCCCCGCCCAAGCTCTTCATCCTCCCGAAGCGAGCTACACCGGAAGCCCGCATCGTCACGCTCCCCAATCCAAGACACGGCCAGCCGGCTCGCTACCTCGTCTGCCCCGACACCGGCATTTACGAGTTTACCAAGATTGCCTCTCCCAGCCATACGCCTCGGAGCTGGCTCGTCGAGACTCACGACGGCTCTACGGAAACGAAAACGGGAGACGCCACGGATATCAAGGCCCAGGTCATGATGGGGGCGGAGCTGTACATTGCCACGAGCATTGACCCagtcttcctcgtcctgccAGCCCTCGTCGACTCGCAAGTCGCTAAGGGCTcggacgagaagaagcgcctGTTTCTGTCGAGCGATGACCACTTTGACAAGCTTCCGGAGGAATCATCTCACCTATCGGAGATCCTGAGATGGGAGAAGACGAGGGGACTTATCGAGCGTCGGATGGCTGCCATATGCGATACAGTCGAAGCCGGAGACGAGAGCATGTTCCGCCTGAACGAAGACAAGCTGTTGGCGACCGTGCTCGGCAAGGCCCAGAAGATGAGCGCCGCGGGTCTGCCCGCGAGCATGGCAGACAAGTTTGTCAAGCGGCCGCTCGAGGCCCCGGTCATACTGCAGAAGCgaagcccgccagccagcggtGGCCAAAAGGAGACCAGTGACTCCCAGGTATCGACGCCCCAGACAgactcggcgacctcgcAGTCTACCGTCACGACAACCGACTCGGCCATGTCCTTTACTTCGCAagcctcgaccgccgccacgtcaTTCACGGCAGACGGGCTAGCGACGGACACTATCATGAACACGGTTGAGGCTTCCACCGAGGTCGTCACGCTGCAGAGTCTCCGAGTGGCCTTTGACTTCATCTGCTCCAATTACGTCGCGCCGGTGACCGCCGAGCTGCTATGTCAGCGGCTACAGTCGGGCGAATCCGTCGACTTTGCTCCCCTGGACAAGTACCtcgccaaggtcgccgagctTCGAGCCGAGGCTTTTGCCTCGCGGGCTACGACGGACTTTTCGCGCAAGCGCGCCttcgacgaagaggaagaggaagcgcGACAGGACAAGAAGCggaagctggaggaggagaagaagcgcaaggccaaCGAAAGTCGCGGCGTCAGGGATCTCAAAAAGGTCAATACGAGCGGGATGAAGAAGCTGAGCCACTTTTTCAAGGCAAAATAA
- a CDS encoding uncharacterized protein (COG:S~EggNog:ENOG503P32E), protein MADDTEYTESDIWASPDHAAPEPRPKTPRTPKTPKTPKTPTAQDRQVDREAALQKELEGVRKINESIEGILATLGRTDGNMEVVSNTVSNASTLLNTWTRILSQTEHNQRLVLHPGWKGATEDLAEQEAEALERQRAAERRAAEEEQRREDLRRRREEEEERRRLGAPTPSRGTRGASRTRMTSRGRVSSRGGTASHLSDNNRFGTASSTRGTSGTGRGLGTTRGRSRAAR, encoded by the exons atggccgacgacacAGAATATACCGAGTCCGACATTTGGGCGTCGCCAGACCATGCCGCCCCCGAGCCGCGCCCAAAGACGCCTAGGACTCCCAAGACTCCCAAGACTCCCAAGACCCCGACGGCCCAAGACAGGCAGGTCGACCGCGAAGCCGCCCTGCAAAAGGAACTAGAGGGTGTACGCAAGATCAACGAGTCCATCGAGGGCATCCTGGCTACCCTCGGCCGCACGGACGGGAACATGGAG GTCGTCTCAAATACCGTCTCCAACGCCTCGACCCTTCTTAACACCTGGACGCGCATCCTCTCGCAGACCGAGCACAACCAACGCCTTGTCCTCCATCCCGGCTGGAAAGGCGCGACGGAagacctcgccgagcaggaggcggaggcgctcgagaGGCAGCGGGCTGCCGAgcgcagggccgccgaggaggagcaaagGCGCGAAGAtctccgccgacgccgggaggaggaagaggaaagGCGCAGGCTCGGCgccccgacgccgtctcGTGGCACACGCGGCGCGTCGCGCACCCGGATGACGAGCCGCGGGCGAGTCAGTTCGCGAGGCGGCACTGCGTCCCACTTGTCGGATAATAACAGATTTGGGACGGCATCGAGTACTCGCGGCACCTCGGGCACAGGCAGAGGACTCGGCACAACCAGGGGGCGCTCTAGAGCCGCGAGATGA
- a CDS encoding uncharacterized protein (EggNog:ENOG503P2TP) gives MATPAVGSVTPPPPSSRVQTPPAPRHGFQDSWEPYSPRKSARISSQRTANRTPSPHTTHSRQQPSSPRTAKRSVNTRSTDAAMVSPVPSPRKKPHPAVESSRRVSGTLTAESTANAAAALGLSHAKEASRAPTTSISRATGMLPTPSKTPQKPPNDKKAAQIQTFARNLFTADEEPMPSPRKRRAKRYTGVTMESFTAEDAEDPIQIFTDSQDRVPQKDNSAENPFYGAETVPAEPPKRKSKRRMVQIPGEGAQSVDEASQREDGMIYVFRGKKFFRKFAENESAETEEEDGIASGADVELELTRPLTRSSVKPRLLFPSKKSDENDVEDEEAVTDVEDMLMSDEAAAPQTPQKSSEVPAKTPEAPKYAPVSPPDTRRTTRSTNKLSPETPMKKKSGRRSPFDAWPRTKEAASSSSAPKRQGESLAGAATKRTRA, from the exons atggccacgcccgccgtcggctccgtgacgccgccgccgccctcgtcacgCGTCCAGACGCCTCCCGCGCCCCGACACGGTTTTCAGGACAGCTGGGAGCCCTATTCACCGCGCAAGTCGGCGCGGATTTCTTCCCAGCGCACCGCCAACCGAACACCTTCCCCGCACACAACTCACTCCCGCCAGCAGCCTTCATCACCGCGCACCGCCAAGAGGAGCGTCAATACTCGcagcaccgacgccgccatggtctcGCCTGTGCCGTCACCGCGCAAGAAGCCTCATCCAGCCGTCGAATCGTCGCGCCGCGTGTCGGGAACGCTGACGGCCGAGAGCACCGCcaacgcggccgccgcactGGGTCTGAGCCACGCAAAGGAAGCATCACGGGCGCCGACCACGTCCATCTCCCGCGCCACTGGCATGCTGCCCACCCCGTCCAAGACTCCACAGAAGCCTCCCAACGACAAGAAGGCCGCACAAATCCAGACCTTCGCCCGCAACCTCTTCACTGCGGACGAGGAGCCCATGCCCAGCCCCCGCAAACGCCGAGCTAAGCGGTACACGGGCGTCACAATGGAGAGTttcacggccgaggacgccgaagACCCCATCCAGATTTTTACCGACTCCCAAGACCGTGTCCCACAAAAGGACAACAGCGCGGAGAATCCCTTTTATGGCGCGGAGACGGTCCCCGCTGAGCCTCCCAAGCGCAAGAGCAAGCGCAGGATGGTCCAAATTccgggcgagggcgctcAGTCTGTTGACGAGGCCTCTCAGCGCGAGGACGGAATGATTTACGTATT CCGTGGCAAGAAGTTTTTCCGCAAGTTTGCCGAGAACGAATCCGCAGAgacagaggaggaggatggcatTGCATCCGgagccgacgtcgagctcgagctcaCGCGCCCCCTCACTCGCTCTTCCGTCAAGCCTCGCCTGTTGTTCCCGTCCAAGAAGTCGGACGAGAACGACGttgaggacgaagaggccgtGACGGATGTCGAGGACATGCTTATGTCGgacgaagcggcggcgccccagaCGCCCCAGAAGTCGAGCGAAGTCCCCGCCAAGACCCCGGAGGCGCCCAAGTACGCGCCCGTCTCACCACCTGACACCCGAcggacgacgcgctcgacgaaCAAGCTGTCTCCCGAGAcgccgatgaagaagaagtcTGGGCGGAGGAGCCCATTCGACGCCTGGCCGCGCaccaaggaggcggcgtcttcgtcgtcagccCCGAAGCGACAGGGCGAGAGCCTGGCAGGGGCAGCTACGAAGCGGACGCGCGCTTAG
- a CDS encoding uncharacterized protein (COG:O~EggNog:ENOG503P009): MHILVTNDDGPPSPESSPYVHCLVRHLQEAGHVVSVCLPNTQRSWIGKAHMIGQTLTPTYYRPGSKVHGDEADAVGTTHHRPTASGDVEEWVLIDGTPASCVQIGLYHFFQDRGPIDLVVSGPNYGRNSTSVFALSSGTLGAALEAAVCRQKAIALSFAFFARNHDPVIIEAACRHSVRVIEALHQRWPADESVDLYSVNVPLVEDVERNATMWTDMLQNYWSAGSCFEEVDADGAGDPADEEAAIREGPGGEADVKDGAGAEVNAKRGHKHKYFKWAPRLTQLHKSVEESPPGNDGRTVREGKTCITPLKANFAMAEGAFSRKEFVLPPLAAAAPSQQQDLPMRTARNPAGDGPSSPPSVRAIVAYEDPYVQPLILSTLKSLGLGDKLDLVTELPSTTTTTTTGDGVSLASMLPAPDAPTLQITPYEAIDFAFAASHPRTCLVNSYVIRKALIRKHYLSATVDHWAAKKPTSVLRRHVRRSEAFEVDYAEFLDDALVEAFDLRESMARNDESNHPSAREWWILKPGMSDRGQGIRLFSTMEELQGIFDGWEAERPDSDDEDDDDGDGDEDEGGTGRRDGDGDYITTSHLRHFVAQPYVHPPLLLASEPEPRKFHIRTYVLATGSLRVHVYRHMLALFAAKPYRAPWEHSPGDIDSYLTNTCLQEQQKQQQQKHSVATTMASATGAGNSNTVRRFWSLPLERATLDDIFAQICAATGELFEAAARAMPVHFQTLPNAFEVFGLDFLVDAAGTAWLLEVNAFPDFKQTGGDLSDLVEGFWRGVAREAVAPFFSLDVQGVARAVAATAEEEADMVLVKDVDLGRR; encoded by the exons atgCACATCCTCGTCacaaacgacgacggcccgccgTCTCCCGAGTCGTCGCCATACGTCCACTGCCTCGTGCGGCACCTGCAGGaggccggccatgtcgtGTCCGTGTGCCTGCCCAACACGCAGCGCTCGTGGATCGGCAAGGCGCACATGATCGGGCAGACGCTGACGCCCACCTACTACCGGCCCGGCTCCAAggtccatggcgacgaggccgacgccgtgggcacgacgcaccaccgcccaacggcgagcggcgacgtcgaggaaTGGGtcctcatcgacggcacgccggcgtcgtgcgTCCAGATCGGCCTGTACCACTTCTTCCAGGACCGCGGGCccatcgacctcgtcgtcagcgggCCCAATTACGGCCGCAACTCGACGTCCGTCTTCGCCCTCAGCTCGGGcaccctcggcgccgcgctcgaggccgccgtgtGCCGCCAAAAGGCCATTGCCCTGAGCTTCGCCTTCTTCGCGCGCAACCACGACcccgtcatcatcgaggcCGCCTGCCGCCACAGCGTGCGCGTCATCGAGGCCCTGCACCAGCgctggcccgccgacgagagcGTCGACCTGTACAGCGTCAACGtgccgctcgtcgaggacgtcgagcgcAACGCCACCATGTGGACCGACATGCTGCAGAATTACTGGAGCGCCGGCAGCTGCTTCGAGGAGgtggacgccgacggcgccggcgacccggccgacgaggaggcggccatcCGCGaggggcccggcggcgaggccgacgtcaaggacggcgcgggcgccgaaGTCAACGCCAAGAGGGGTCACAAGCACAAGTACTTCAAGTGGGCGCCTCGGCTGACGCAGCTGCACAAGAGCGTGGAGGAGTCGCCGCCTGGCAACGACGGGCGGACGGTAAGGGAGGGCAAGACTTG CATCACGCCGCTAAAGGCCAActtcgccatggccgagggcgcgttCAGTCGAAAGGAGTTTGTGCT GCCTCCcctggcagcagcggcgccgtcgcagcagcaggacctCCCCATGCGGACAGCCAGGAACCCGGCCGGTGAcgggccatcatcaccgccctCCGTacgcgccatcgtcgcctaCGAAGACCCCTACGTCCAACCCCTCATCCTGTCCACGCTCAAGAGTCTCGGGCTGGGGGACaagctcgacctcgtcacgGAGCTGCcctcgaccaccaccaccaccaccaccggcgacggcgtctcgCTCGCCAGCATGCTCCCCGCGCCAGACGCGCCGACGCTGCAGATCACGCCctacgaggccatcgacTTTGCGTTCGCCGCGTCGCACCCGCGGACGTGCCTCGTCAACAGCTACGTGATCCGCAAGGCGCTGATCCGGAAGCACTAcctgtcggcgacggtggacCACtgggcggccaagaagccgacgtcggtgctgcggcggcacgtgCGTCGCAGCGAGGCCTTTGAGGTCGACTACGCcgagttcctcgacgacgcgctcgtcgaggcgttTGACCTGCGCGAGAGCATGGCGCGCAACGACGAGAGCAACCACCCCTCGGCGCGCGAGTGGTGGATCCTCAAGCCGGGCATGAGCGACCGCGGGCAGGGCATCCGGCTGTTTAGCACcatggaggagctgcagggcATCTTTGACGGGTGGGAGGCTGAGCGGCcggacagcgacgacgaggatgatgatgatggtgatggggacgaggacgagggtgGAACCGGGAgacgtgacggcgacggcgactaCATCACGACGTCGCACCTGCGGCACTTTGTCGCGCAGCCGTACGTGCatccgccgctgctgctggcctcggagccggagccgcgCAAGTTCCACATCCGCACGTACGTGCTCGCGACGGGCAGCCTGCGCGTGCACGTCTACCGGCACATGCTGGCGCTCTTCGCGGCGAAGCCGTACCGCGCGCCGTGGGAGCACTCGCCGGGGGACATTGACTCGTACCTCACCAACACTTGCCTACAGGAGCAGCagaaacagcagcagcagaaacactcggtggcgacgacaatggcctcggcgactgGCGCCGGGAACAGCAACACGGTCCGGCGGTTCTGGTCGCTTCCACTGGAGCGCGCcacgctcgacgacatcttcGCGCAGatctgcgccgccacgggggAGCTgttcgaggcggcggcgcgggccatgCCGGTGCACTTCCAGACGCTGCCCAACGCGTTCGAGGTGTTTGGGCTCGACTTcctggtcgacgccgcgggcacCGCGTGGCTGCTCGAGGTGAATGCGTTTCCCGACTTTaagcagacgggcggcgacttgAGCGACCTGGTGGAGGGGTTCTGGAGGGGCGTCGCGAGGGAGGCTGTCGCGCCGTTTTTCTCCTTGGACGTGCAAGGGGTGGCAagggctgttgctgctactgccgaggaggaggcggacaTGGTGTTGGTCAAGGACGTTGACCTGGGCAGGCGGTAG
- a CDS encoding uncharacterized protein (SECRETED:SignalP(1-30~SECRETED:cutsite=AHS-KE~SECRETED:prob=0.5741)): MGSTTRGGGRMERAEWATSSLLLVLLLAHSKEDDFTSERRPCHGPRAVGHGSRHGEDGAQDAINDEWNMLREVARRLFDQEVASYVATSIYLAGPAKPR; this comes from the coding sequence ATGGGTTCGACGACGCGGGGAGGAGGTCGGATGGAGCGAGCAGAGtgggcaacgtcgtcgttgttgttggtgttgttgctggcTCACAGTAAAGAGGATGATTTCACGAGTGAACGCAGGCCGTGCCATGGCCCGAGGGCTGTCGGTCATGGTAGCAGGCACGGTGAAGATGGCGCGCAGGATGCCATCAACGACGAGTGGAATATGCTCAGAGAAGTTGCGAGACGTCTCTTTGACCAGGAGGTCGCGTCGTACGTAGCTACATCTATCTATCTTGCCGGCCCGGCGAAACCACGCTGA
- a CDS encoding uncharacterized protein (EggNog:ENOG503PZKU) translates to MSHQQSAFYGRNTGHHFSIYPKDAESTVKVLGLWSGKASGDSEGRWVLKGIKLTWFDGRTQQIYNHPVEGDEYAEYTFERNETADWGLRAGWRIDRLQFETSHGNLWGAGGYGGTLHAHVAKGNLIGFEGSSGWEIDYISLRYRSAPKADE, encoded by the coding sequence ATGTCTCATCAACAAAGCGCCTTCTACGGCAGAAACACCGGTCATCACTTCTCCATCTACCCCAAGGACGCGGAGTCGACCGTCAAGGTCCTGGGACTGTGGAGCGGGAAGGCGTCGGGGGACTCGGAGGGACGCTGGGTCCTCAAGGGGATCAAGCTCACCTGGTTCGACGGGCGCACGCAGCAGATCTACAACCACCCCGTAGAAGGCGACGAGTACGCAGAGTACACCTTTGAGAGGAACGAGACGGCCGACTGGGGCCTCAGGGCGGGATGGCGCATCGATCGCCTGCAGTTTGAGACGAGCCACGGCAACCTCTGGGGTGCGGGCGGGTACGGGGGCACCCTTCATGCGCATGTCGCCAAGGGCAACCTGATTGGGTTCGAGGGAAGCTCGGGGTGGGAGATCGATTATATCAGTCTGAGGTACAGGAGCGCACCAAAGGCCGACGAATaa